AGAGCTTTTAGAAGTCAATTGCCCGGAAAATCCGATGGAATTGTTCCAAAAATGGTTTTTGAATGCAGATCAATCTGAAATGGCAAAAGAAACCAATGCGATGACTATAAGTACTATTGGAGAAGACGGTTTTCCTAAAAACAGAGTGGTTTTACTAAAGAAATATACTTGGGAGGGTTTTATCTTTTATACAAACTATGACTCGGAAAAAGGAATAGCCATTTTAAAAAATAATCGTGTATGCCTTTCTTTCTTTTGGCCTGCATTAGAGCAGCAAATTATTATTAAAGGAGGCGCCAAAAAAATTCCGGAAAACCTCTCTGACGGCTATTTTGAATCTCGCCCGGAAGGAAGTAAGCTGGGAGCCTGGGCGTCTAACCAAAGTCAAATAGTTTCTTCAAGGAAAACACTAGACAATGCCTTAAAAACATATCAACAACAATTTAAAGAAAAAGAAATTCCCAGACCCTCATACTGGGGAGGTTTTTTAGTAAAACCTGTTTCTATGGAATTTTGGCAGGGAAGACCCAACCGAATGCATGACAGGATTCGCTATACACTGGAAAAGGATTTTTTATGGAACATCGAACGATTAGCTCCTTAATTTTTATATTTACAACCCAATCTTAAAATCATTAGTGTAAGGTGAAAACACTTTATATTGTAAGACATGCCAAATCTTCCTGGGAATATGATAAAATAGAGGATATCAACAGGCCTCTAAAACAACGTGGCATTAAAGATGCACATCTGCTTTCCAAATTCTTATCTAAAGAAATAGCCAAACCGGATGTATTTGTTTCCAGCAGTGCAAACAGAGCATTACATACTGCTGTTATTTTCTGTGAGAATTTTGAGTATCCTCTTTCGAATCTGAAAATTAAACGACAGCTCTATAGTTTTAGCGATGGTTATTTGGTAAAAACGGTTAAGGCTTTGGATGACAGTTTTAATTCGGCAATCATTTTTAGTCACGATCACGGTATCAATACGTTTGTTAATAAATTTGGTGATAAGCCCATTGCTCATGTGCCAACTTGTGGTGTTATAGGTATTACATTTGCAGAGAAACACTGGAAGGATATTAAAAAAGGAAAAACTATTTTGGCAGAATTTCCTAAAGATCATAAATAATTCATTTTTGTTGCAGATAAAAAAATACGGAGCTATTGATATCGGATCTAATGCCATTCGATTACTGATTTCCAATATTGTCGAGGAAAAAAATAAAAAACCTCTTTTTAAAAAATCCTCCATAGTACGGGTTCCTATCCGATTAGGAGCCGATACTTTTGTAACCGGAAAAATCAGTGATGACAATATTCAAAGAATAATAGACGCATTACAGGCTTTTAAGCTCATTATGAAAGTAAACGGAGTTGAAAAGTATAAAGCTTGCGCCACGTCTGCTCTAAGAGAATCTAAAAACGGAATAGCTGTTACCGACACTATTTTTGAACAAACCGATATAAAAATCGACATTATTAGCGGGAAAGAAGAAGCCGCTATTATTTCTTTTACAGATTTAAATCAACTCATTAAAAGTGATAGCACTTATCTTTATGTTGACGTAGGTGGAGGAAGTACGGAATTTACTATTTTTTCCGAAGGTAAACTAATAAAATCCAAGTCCTTTAAGATGGGAACGGTTCGTTTATTGAATACCCCTAAAGATGTCAATAAAGCTATCTTTAAAAATGTTGAAAAATGGATCACTCAACATACTGCTCCGTATAAAAAAATAACACTCATCGGATCAGGAGGTAATATCAATAAACTTTTTAAACTCTCCGGCAGAACTGAAGGAAAACCCATCTCTTATATTTATTTAAATGCTCAATATCAGTTTTTAAAGAAATTGAGCTATGCCGACCGTATCTCCGAATTGAGTTTAAATCCCGATAGAGCAGATGTAATCATTCCTGCTACTAAAATTTATTTGTCAGCGATGAAATGGAGTGGTGCTCGTAAGATTTATGTTCCAAAAATCGGACTGGCAGATGGGATTATAAAAAGTTTGTATTATAGCAAATTTTAAAAATGAATTTTCCCAAGCTACTATACAAATAGCTATCTCAAAAATATTGAGGTATATTGGGGATATCGAACTAGATAGTAAGTCTAAACTGTTGGAGACCTTTGCAAAATAGTGATATATTCCGTATTGAAATTGATTTCGCTTTAAATTTCTTCCTTCTCGAAAATTTTAAATCCTCAAAACCAATAGGTTATTCCGGTTGAAAATTTTCTTCGGGCGTCGAACTTTTTTACCAAATCAATTTTGCAAAGGTCTCATATATTTAATAATAAGATTCCCAGTTTTGCTTTCCAAAAGCTATTTGGTTAACCCTTAAAAATAGGCTATTTGTTGGTTAGGTTTTATTATTAGAGTCCGATTTTTCTCTAACAAATTTTTGCACAGGTAACCAAAGGTATTAAGAACAAGCCAAAGAATTTCTTGTTTGAGTTTTCTCATTAATTTTTTGAAGTTGAACCCAGCGGCGGCCATCATAAAGTTGATACTATCTCCCATCTGACCTTTTAGGAAGTTGTTTGCTACCCTATGGTCTTGTTTAAGATGGGATATTGTTCATTCTTGCCCAATACGCTGACGAAAGTGAACTAGATCGCTGGCAGCGAAAGGTTGGCCACAACGTTGAACGGTAGCACCACCTAAATACTGAAAATAAGCGTTCACCTCCCAGTGTTCTTCTACCAAACGCTCATCGGATAAATTGTAAATGGACTTCAAAATCAAAAGTGAAATCATCAAACGAATCGGACGAGCAGGGAGACCTTTATCCGAATAGAACTTTGAAAACTCTTTATCAAAATAATACCAGTCTATCTCGTCTGCTAACAGATAAAGCTCATGCTTGGCATTCAATTGTTCCTGTAAGGTTGGAGCTAGAAAAGTTAACTGATTTTGAGGATTATTTTTTGAACGCATTTGACAAGGTTTTACAATACAATTTAAAAAACGTTGTCTTTTTTACAATAGTTCTCCAGGCTTTTTTGTATGAACTCATCTTGACTTTTTGTTTTTAACCGAAAATGAACTGAAATTCAATATGTTAAAATTTTTTTAAAGGTTGACTATTTAATTACGAATGTATCTAAATAACTTACCAAAGTTTCATAAATGAACAGTCTTTGGTAGCTCATCTAACTTAAAATACGTTTTATTTTACAATTATTTTCTTAGTAATACTCTGGTTGTTATTTGTAATTTGTACTAAATAAATTCCCTCTGAAAAGTTGCTTAGATCAACATTATTTAAATCATTACTGGTTTCAAAATGTTTCACAACACTTCCAATAATATTATATATCAATACGCTACTTTTTCCAGTCAAATTATTTAATTTTATATTAAAACTTTTATTGTTTGTTGGATTTGGAAATAAACTTACAGCATCTTCAGATAATGCATTTTCTTCAACTCCCAAGGCCGCTGAACTTATAGAAGCCTCCCAAGAGCCTCTTCCAAAGGTGGCAACTCTTATTTTTTCAGTACTGTAAAAAATGTTAATATCACGAACAATTACATTTGGAAGGCCATTGTCAAGTTTTACCCAATCTGCATTAGAGTTTCTCCAGTAATAGACTCCGAAATGTGTTGCTAGGAATAATTCACCGTCTGTAGTTCCGGTTCTATAATCAATATCATAAGCTGGAATATTAGGCAAGCTTCCTGAAATATTTTGCCAAGATATGCCTCCGTCTGTTGATTTATATACGTGAGCTGAAAGATATCCACCATAACAAATATAAACTTCATTAGGGTTAGTAGGATGGATAGCAATACCTGTTATTGTGAAATCCTGCGGGTTTGGTAATGTAGTCCAGGAAGCTCCTCCGTTTGTTGTTTTTTTTAAGCCGTTGAGTCCATAGACATAGATGATATTTCCATCAGAAGGAGCCAGAGCAATAGAAATAGGAATACCAGTTCCGGAATTCATATTTGTCCAACTATCTCCCCTATTTGTTGATTTGTAAATTTCATTAAAACCACCAAAAATTGTTGTTGGAACCGTAGGGTGAATTTCTAATTCCCATGTAAAAGGAGTAGGGACCATTGGTACATTTAATATTTCTGGTTCCGAAGCAAAACCGTCTGTAGTTCTTTTTAATAAACCATGTTGGCCACAGGCCCAAGCAATATTAGAATTCGAATAATCCCACAATCCTGCAACTCCGTCACCCACTCCCACTGAGGTAAAAGAGGTACCGTTATAAACAGCCGCGTCATTATCTTGAGCTCCTAAAATTAATTTTCCTTCATCCTGAGGGGTCCCTGATACATGATAAAATTGTGTGATTGCCAAGCCTGAAGACAAATCTGTCCAAGCAGTACTTGAAGAAGCATCTCCTTTATAAATTCCTCCGTCATTTCCAGAGAATGCCATATTAGTGCCGGAAACAAATACAAAATCATGGTGGTCAGCATGTACATAGAAATAAGGGTCGCCTGTCTGCCAAAAGCCATTCAAATAAGCTTCCCATGTAGAGCCACCATTTTGCGATCTCCAACCATTAATATCCCCCACAAAAATAAGATTTTTATTGATTGGAGAAATTGCAATAGTTAAATTGTACCCCCCTTGGGAGTTAAACATGGTGAAGGTATGGACAGTTGCCCAACTACTTCCCTGATTTGTTGACTTTCTAACAACACCACTCTGGTCAACAGATAGAATTAAATCTGGATCATTACTTGTTTGAGCTATTTCTAGTCTTCCTGAAGTAGTAGGGGCTGATGCCGTTGTCCAAGATACCCCATTATTTGTTGAAATGTAAAACTTACCACTATTAGAAGTTGCATAGATAATAGTATTACTACCTGTTTTATATTGAATATCATTGAAGTTGGCATTACTTTCAACAAAGACATCAGCCCAATTAGCACCGCCGTCTGTGCTTCTTTTGATGGAATTTGTTGTTGTTGCAAAAATAGTTTCTGTGTTATTAGGGTCAATTAATAAATTTCCAATCGTGTTCATTTCAGTTACATTAAAAGTCAGCCCTGTTGTATTCCATGTATCTCCGGCATCCGTAGATTTTAGAACACCTATAGAAAAATTATGTTGAGCATCGAAGTCTCCCGTTGCTAGATATAAAACATTTGGATTTGATGGATTAATAACAATATCAGAGACACCCATATTTGGAAAATTATCCCCTTTTGGAATCCATGTGTTCCCACCGTCAGTAGTTTTCCAAATGCCACCGCTAGGCGTTCCAATATACAGTGTATTTACATTGGTACCATTGAAAGCAATGCAATTGACTCTCCCCATTCCGGAATAATTTGGAGCAAGAAAAGTAGATATTGGTATTGTTGTTGGTCCTATTAATGACCACTCAGTACTACTCCTGACATGATCGGGTAGTTGAGCTTGACGAGCATTGTCTTTTAACCATTCACTATAATCATGATAAGGGGAAACAAAAGAACCATCAGGTTTAATTCTATTTCTCCAAAGGCTTGCCCAACGCTCAAATTGCTTGATTTTCTTTTTGCTTTCTATATCCGTCCTACCTCTTAAAAGATCTAACTCTTGTCTTGTAGAGTTTACAATTTCAAAATAATTCGCTTCTTCTTTTAATGCTGCAGTTCTCCAATTATTACTTTGTCCTGTGGAAGAATAATTAAAGAAAAGCATTAGGATTCCTATAAAGGAAAATGTCTGTTGTTTCATGTGTTTAAATTTTGATTTTCATTAAAGGTTTGGGTTACCCAGTTAAGTCTCATAAATATAAAACTCTGTCTTTCTTAGGCATTATGAACACTGGTTTAGAAGTTAACAGTACTAAAATCTTGAAAAATAATTTATGCTTCATTTTTAATACTTTGAGAACTAAATGGGCAAGCCTGTAAATTAATTTGTTTTGAATTATGTAGTAAAAAACCATAAAACTTTACACATTATTGCAATAAAAAAGTCCTATTGCTGTTATTCGGACTTATTCAATTGTTTTTGATATTGTTTTGGAGTATAATGCCCTCCGTGTTTTTAAAAACACTATAGAATGTTGATTTTGAATAGAATTCCATGTCTTGGGCTAATCCTAAAATAGATAATTGTTTTGACTTTGGAAAAGAGAGTAGTTTTTTTAAATTCATCTATTCGAAACCGGTCAATAAAATGATAAAAATTGTTTTTAGTGCTTTTATTGATATTCAATAGTTTATATATTTTTCTGCTAATCATTAGGCGCACGTTCCCACCATTTGCCTAGTGAGTTGAATTTTATAGAACATGTTGTAGGTAAGATTCATAAGTCCTATGGCGGTTTCTGCTCTTTTGATTCCTATTTTTCTAAAGAACATACTACCCGTAGAGTTTTTCATAAACCCAAAAACATGTTCAACTCTTGCTCTTGTCTCGGGTTTTTCTGTATTTGATGATTTTTGTTCTTTGGTTAATGGCTTATTCTTACACCCATTTTCATGGATTTGATCTTTCACTGAAGTTCCAAATCCTGTTGCTATCAGGAATGTCATCTGATATGGTAAGATTTAAAAAACGTATAAAACTCATACGATCATTGATCTGATAATCGGTTTGTTCACCCGAAAGATTATAATAATGTTGTAGGATTAGGGCGTGTTAACACTCCCTAGTATCTTGAACATCAATATATAATCATAGGGAGGTCCTCCTCCTTTACCTTTGGGTTCTTTGTGTAGTAAGGTTTCTAATAAATCTCTGAATATCTCAAAGTACCCATGATTTAATCGTTCCAAAGGATCGCCTAATTCACTTAGTTTACTCAATCGGATGTCTTGATCAAAAAAAGCCGTAATCTCTGTGTCGTTTGTATCTTTTTGCCATATCGAAATATCGCTATTTTTCTAATCAAAATCAAATTAAAGAGTTTTTGAAACAAAACCTGAAATTTTCAACTGTCTATATTTAGTAGGATCATCGGGAAGGAGATAATCCCTGTATACAAATGATATAATTCATGCCTAAAGAAGGTTGATTGATATCAACCGGTTTACTTCCTCCCGCAGGCTCTATGTTAATCTTAACCGGTGATGTCCCCATTTGCGCATTTGCCGTACTTTTATAATATTTATTGGGAGATGTACGCGACAAAAAATTCCCTTGCGGGTTATCACTATCTTCCGGACTGGCATTGTTACATAGCAGAGCAACCGTACTACCTGAAACCTTGTGGGTATGTGGGGGTAAGTTACCTAGAGTTAAAGTTACTGATGATTTGAACCACCCATATCTCTGCCCCTCTCTTACATAGCTCAAACCTTGACCTTTACCGGCACCCACAGGAACTCTGGACCTCAAATCGGGCAATGCAAAATTGGTTCTACCATCGCCACCATAGGTAGTACCTAAAAGTGAATACAGTTTTTCATTATCACTAATAGCTATTACCCGACCATCACAAAATGCCCAGTTTTCCGGGGCAAAAGTTCCTGCAAATAATCGGATTTCTGCTAAATAACTCTCCATAAAAATCAAATTTTAAGTTTAAAAATTGTCTTGAAAACCTGAATTTGTAAGATTACAAATTAAAATACATGTGTATTTAGGGGGTATCAAGTAGCACAAACTTACAATTAATTTACCATTTTACCAAATGATAAACTATTTTTTTGCTTATTTTAAATATACAAAATGTTATTATCTTGCTATCATTAAAGGTATCACAGCTTTTTATGGTATCAGGTCGGTTGCATCAATCTTTGGCTTTAAAAACATCCAGTTCTTCAAACTTTCAAACTTTTACACTATAAAAATTAGTAAAATCCCTACATTTGCTCCTTAAAAAATTTGAAATAACTCATATGAAGATATCGTACAATTGGTTACGACAATTTCTGCAAGTTGACAAGACTACGTCCGAAATAGGTGAACTGCTTACGGATTTGGGATTAGAAGTGGAGAGTATTGTATCCGTAAGCCCGGTAAAAGGAAATTTGGAAGGAGTGGTAGTTGGTGAAGTATTAACCTGTGAACAGCACTCAAATGCTGACAGGTTAAAAATAGCGGTGGTGGATTTGGGGCAGGGAACTCCGGTACAAATTGTTTGCGGTGCATCAAATATAGCTGCCGGTCAAAAAGTTCCGGTGGCTACCATAGGCACTGTCTTATATAATGATCAAGGTGAGGAATTTAAAATTAAAAAAGGGAAGATTAGAGGGGAGGAAAGCCACGGAATGATTTGTGCCGAGGATGAATTAGGACTGGGGACTAACCACGATGGTATTATGATATTGGATGTGTCGTTAGCTCCGGGAATCCCGGCTGCCGACGTCTTCAATATTGAAGAAGATACTGTCTTTGAAATTGGACTCACTCCTAACCGTTCGGACGCAATGAGTCATTTTGGAGTTGCAAGAGATCTGAGAGCCGGATTGATTCAAAAAGGAGTCCAGTTGGAATTGATCAAACCTTCCGTAAGTGATTTTCATGTAAATGAAAGAACCTTAAAAATTGATGTTGAAGTAGCAAACAAAAATTTAGCACCCAGATATTGTGGGATTACCATCACAAATATTGAGGTAAAGGAGGCTCCCGACCGGATTCAAAAACGATTAAAAACCATAGGCATTACGCCTAAAAATAATATTATAGACATCACAAATTATGTGTTGCATGAACTTGGGCAACCTTTGCATGCTTTTGATGCTCAAAAGATCAGAGGAAATAAGATTGTTGTTTCCACCTTGGAAGAAGGAATAAAGTTTACCACTTTAGATGGTGTAGAAAGAACTTTGCATAAAGATGATATTATGATTTGTGACGGCTATGCCAATCCTTTGTGCATTGCAGGAGTTTTTGGAGGCCTCAATTCCGGTATTACTCCAAATACAACATCTGTTTTTTTAGAAAGTGCTTATTTTGATCCGATATCCGTTAGAAAAACTGCTAAAAGACATGCACTAAATACAGATGCTTCTTTTAGATTTGAAAGAGGTATTGATATCCATACTACCGAGTATGCCCTAAAAAGAGCTGCTTTACTGATAGAGACATACGCAAATGGAAAAATATCTTCGGACATATCGGATTTTTATCCCGAAAAAATAGAAGGTTTTCAAGTATTTTTCTCCTATGAAAATGCGTATAAACTAATCGGACAGGAGATAGATAAGGAGAGCATTAAAAATATTCTGGTTTCACTGGAAATTAAAATTAATAATGAAACGGAAGTAGGTCTGGGATTAACGATTCCGCCTTACAGGACAGATGTCCAAAGAGAATCGGATATCATTGAAGAGGTTTTAAGAGTGTACGGCTATAATAATATCGAATTTTCACACAAATTAAATACTTCTATTTCTTTTGATAATAATGACCACATAAAATTAGAGAATCTGGTAGCAAACCAGTTGTCATCTCTTGGATTTTATGAAATAATGACCAATTCTCTTACCAAAGAAAAATATACTTCTTTTTCGGATGGCTTACATACACATTCTGATATAAAAATCCTCAATCCGTTAAGTAGTGATCTGGGAGTTATGCGTCAGTCGTTACTGTTTAGCGGTTTAACATCTGTTTCATACAACATCAACAGAAAAAATAATTCTCTGAAACTGTATGAATTTGGAAAGACATATCATAAGCGTGAAAGCGGGTACCGGGAAGCTAAACACATGGCACTATTCGTATCCGGAAATAAAAATAAAGAACGGTGGAATACCCATTCCGAAGTGTCGGGTTTCTTTTATATAAAAGGGGTTGTTGAAGCTGTTTTAGAAAGGTTGGGTTTTACTAATTTAAACACTTCTCCTTCAAAAATGAGTATTTTCAATGAGGGGGTAAGTCTAAGTTCCGGCAAAATTAAGCTGGTAGAATTTGGTACTGTAAACCATGCTGTTTTAAAAGCATTCGGAATTAAGCAAGGCGTTTTATTTGCTGATTTTAACTGGCAGACTATGCTAAATATAGTCGGGAGTAAAAAAACAGAGATAACAGAATTGCCTAAATTCCCCCCGGTAAAAAGAGATTTGGCATTACTAATCAATACAGAAGTTACTTTTGAAGAAATCTATCATTTAGCATTTCAATCCGAAAAGAAACGACTAAAAGAAGTGGATTTGTTTGATGTATATACAGGCGATACCTTGCCGGAAGGTAAAAAATCATATGCAGTGAGTTTTTTATTGCACGATGATAATAAAACACTGGAAGACAAACAGATAGATAAAATAATGCAAAAATTACAGCAAACCTTTGAAAAGCATTTAGGAGCTGTTTTAAGGTAGATACCATCTTTGCTTTTCATTATTCGGTAGCTTCGTAAAAATGTATCTTTTTTAAATTTAATTTTTGCTGTTTAAAGAAGTGTATCCTTTTATGTATAAACTAGTTATAAGACCCATTTTATTTCTATTTGACCCTGAAAAAGTACATTATTTTACTTTTTCAATGATTCGGTTTTTATGTAAAATTCCTTTGTTCCCGGAAATTTTCAGACAAATATATACGGTAAAAAACAAGCAACTGGAGCGTACCTTATTTGGACTTACATTTAAAAATCCTGTGGGCCTGGCTGCTGGTTTTGACAAGGATGCAAAACTGTATAACGAGCTTTCTAATTTTGGTTTTGGTTTTATCGAAATAGGAACATTAACCCCAAAACCTCAAACAGGGAATCCTAAAAAAAGGCTATTTCGCCTGGAGAAAGACAGTGGAATTATCAATAGAATGGGATTTAATAATGAAGGAGTAGCCAAAGCTGTAAAAAGGCTCAAACAAAATAAAGACGTTTTAATAGGTGGAAATATAGGAAAGAATAAAACTACTCTCAATGAAAATGCAGTAGCGGACTATATGAGTTGTTTTCACGCGTTATTTGATTATATAGATTACTTTGTAGTCAACGTAAGCTCTCCGAATACTCCAAACCTAAGAGCTTTACAAGATAAGGAGCCTCTAACAAATTTACTACATACACTGATGGCGGAGAATCAAAAAATGTCTGTTCGACCTACTAATACTACATCTGCTAATACAAGGTCGAAAATCAAAAAACCCATCCTTTTAAAAATAGCTCCGGATCTGACATATGAGCAGTTATCAGACATTATAGAGATTGTAAAGAGTACCCAAATAGATGGTGTTATTGCCGCCAATACAACCATTTCCAGAGATCATTTACAATCAAAAAATAAACTCGAGCAAGGGGGGGTAAGTGGTAAACCGCTTACTAATAGGTCTACCGAAGTAATTCGCTTTTTATCTGAAAAATCAAATAAAGCGTTTCCGATTATTGGCGTAGGAGGCATACATTCTGCCGAGGATGCGTTAGAAAAAATAGCAGCAGGTGCTGATTTGATACAACTTTATACAGGTTTTATTTATGAAGGCCCGCAGTTGGTTAAAAGTATTAATAAAGCCTTATTATACCAAAAAAAACAATAAAATAGTCCAATTTTGGTATTAAGAAGCAAATGATGCTTCTCTTGAATTTGGAAACATTTGCAGCATTGATTTCGCAAAAAAACTCAACGCCCGAAGAAGATTTTGAACCGGAGTAACCTGGTGGTTTTGAGGATTTAAAATTTTCGAGAAAGAAAAAGTTTGAAGTCAAATCAATCCAAATCGGAATATATCACTATTTTGCAAAGGTCTCTTGTTATTTTGATGAAAAGGTAATTATTGAATATAGAAATACTACTTTCATTTGTACTGGCAACTGCTGTACTGGCAGCCTCTACCGGTCCGGATAATCTATTTGTACTTGCTCAGAGTATGGTGCATGGCAAAAAACACGGATTAGCCACTGTAGCAGGGCTGATGTCAGGTTGTATTATTCATACAAGCTTTATTGCTTTTGGATTGTCAGCCATCATAAAAGAAAATGTATCTGTTTTTTTTATCATTAAATTACTTGGGGCTGCTTACTTATGCTATTTGGCTTTTCAGGTTTTTAAAAGCGATTCTAAAATTAGGATTTCAACGAACAATGTACCCAAAAAAACAACTATACAATTGTTTAAAACAGGTTTTTTAATGAATGTACTAAACCCTAAAGTTACCTTTTTCTTTTTAGCTTTTTTCCCGGAATTTTTATTTTCCGATATCCTTTCCACTGTAGTCCAATTTTACGTATTGGGCGGACTCTTTATCATTACATCTTTTATTATTTTTTCTTCAATAGCATTTTTGGGGAGTACTCTTTTTAAATACCTTACTAAGTATAAAAAAACAGGAGTCTATTTAAAATGGGGGCAAATTATTATATTTATCGGGATTGCTATTTTAGTTTTGATTTAATTCAAAGTTTCAAGTTTCACTTTTGACAAAAGCTTCGAGTTAGAAGTAATACAGGCTTTTACACTTTTTCAACTTTCAATCTTTCAATTTTTAGAAGATGAACTCATTTGGAAACACCAAGTTCAAAAGTGTATTATTGTATGAGATCTTTGCAGAATTGATTTGGCAAAAAAGTTCGACGCCCGAAGAAAATTTTAAACCGGAGTAACCTGTTGGTTTTGAGGATTTAGAATTTTCAAGAAGGAAGAAATTTGAAGTCAAATCAATTTCAATACGGAACATATCACTATTTTGCAAAGGTCTCTGTATATTTGACTAATGGATAAGGTTAAAATCATTGAGTGCCCCAGAGATGCAATGCAAGGAATTAAAAGTCATTTTATTCCTACCGATGTAAAAGCAGATTATATTAATGCACTACTTCAGGTAGGTTTTGATACTATTGATTTTGGGAGTTTTGTTTCGCCAAAAGCAATACCTCAAATGAAGGATACTGCCGAAGTGCTGGCTCAATTAGATATCGCTGCTACTCAAAGCAAACTGTTGGCAATTATTGCTAATGTCAGGGGAGCAAACGATGCTGTTCAGTTTGAAGTAATCGATTATTTGGGGTACCCTTTTTCTATTTCCGAAAATTTTCAAATGCGCAATACACACAAGACTATTGCAGAATCCGTAGATACATTACAAGAAATTTTAGCCATTGCAGATAAAGCCAATAAAGAAGTGGTAGCCTATTTAAGTATGGGCTTTGGAAATCCTTATGGAGATCCCTGGGATGTGGCTATTGTTGCCGAATGGACAGAAAAACTATCAACTATGGGTGTAAGAATTTTATCTTTATCCGACACCGTAGGCAGC
This window of the Flavobacteriaceae bacterium genome carries:
- the pdxH gene encoding pyridoxamine 5'-phosphate oxidase; amino-acid sequence: MSQDLSNYRKSYKKQELLEVNCPENPMELFQKWFLNADQSEMAKETNAMTISTIGEDGFPKNRVVLLKKYTWEGFIFYTNYDSEKGIAILKNNRVCLSFFWPALEQQIIIKGGAKKIPENLSDGYFESRPEGSKLGAWASNQSQIVSSRKTLDNALKTYQQQFKEKEIPRPSYWGGFLVKPVSMEFWQGRPNRMHDRIRYTLEKDFLWNIERLAP
- a CDS encoding histidine phosphatase family protein; its protein translation is MKTLYIVRHAKSSWEYDKIEDINRPLKQRGIKDAHLLSKFLSKEIAKPDVFVSSSANRALHTAVIFCENFEYPLSNLKIKRQLYSFSDGYLVKTVKALDDSFNSAIIFSHDHGINTFVNKFGDKPIAHVPTCGVIGITFAEKHWKDIKKGKTILAEFPKDHK
- a CDS encoding exopolyphosphatase gives rise to the protein MLQIKKYGAIDIGSNAIRLLISNIVEEKNKKPLFKKSSIVRVPIRLGADTFVTGKISDDNIQRIIDALQAFKLIMKVNGVEKYKACATSALRESKNGIAVTDTIFEQTDIKIDIISGKEEAAIISFTDLNQLIKSDSTYLYVDVGGGSTEFTIFSEGKLIKSKSFKMGTVRLLNTPKDVNKAIFKNVEKWITQHTAPYKKITLIGSGGNINKLFKLSGRTEGKPISYIYLNAQYQFLKKLSYADRISELSLNPDRADVIIPATKIYLSAMKWSGARKIYVPKIGLADGIIKSLYYSKF
- a CDS encoding T9SS type A sorting domain-containing protein — encoded protein: MKQQTFSFIGILMLFFNYSSTGQSNNWRTAALKEEANYFEIVNSTRQELDLLRGRTDIESKKKIKQFERWASLWRNRIKPDGSFVSPYHDYSEWLKDNARQAQLPDHVRSSTEWSLIGPTTIPISTFLAPNYSGMGRVNCIAFNGTNVNTLYIGTPSGGIWKTTDGGNTWIPKGDNFPNMGVSDIVINPSNPNVLYLATGDFDAQHNFSIGVLKSTDAGDTWNTTGLTFNVTEMNTIGNLLIDPNNTETIFATTTNSIKRSTDGGANWADVFVESNANFNDIQYKTGSNTIIYATSNSGKFYISTNNGVSWTTASAPTTSGRLEIAQTSNDPDLILSVDQSGVVRKSTNQGSSWATVHTFTMFNSQGGYNLTIAISPINKNLIFVGDINGWRSQNGGSTWEAYLNGFWQTGDPYFYVHADHHDFVFVSGTNMAFSGNDGGIYKGDASSSTAWTDLSSGLAITQFYHVSGTPQDEGKLILGAQDNDAAVYNGTSFTSVGVGDGVAGLWDYSNSNIAWACGQHGLLKRTTDGFASEPEILNVPMVPTPFTWELEIHPTVPTTIFGGFNEIYKSTNRGDSWTNMNSGTGIPISIALAPSDGNIIYVYGLNGLKKTTNGGASWTTLPNPQDFTITGIAIHPTNPNEVYICYGGYLSAHVYKSTDGGISWQNISGSLPNIPAYDIDYRTGTTDGELFLATHFGVYYWRNSNADWVKLDNGLPNVIVRDINIFYSTEKIRVATFGRGSWEASISSAALGVEENALSEDAVSLFPNPTNNKSFNIKLNNLTGKSSVLIYNIIGSVVKHFETSNDLNNVDLSNFSEGIYLVQITNNNQSITKKIIVK
- a CDS encoding phage tail protein; translated protein: MESYLAEIRLFAGTFAPENWAFCDGRVIAISDNEKLYSLLGTTYGGDGRTNFALPDLRSRVPVGAGKGQGLSYVREGQRYGWFKSSVTLTLGNLPPHTHKVSGSTVALLCNNASPEDSDNPQGNFLSRTSPNKYYKSTANAQMGTSPVKINIEPAGGSKPVDINQPSLGMNYIICIQGLSPSR
- a CDS encoding phenylalanine--tRNA ligase subunit beta, whose amino-acid sequence is MKISYNWLRQFLQVDKTTSEIGELLTDLGLEVESIVSVSPVKGNLEGVVVGEVLTCEQHSNADRLKIAVVDLGQGTPVQIVCGASNIAAGQKVPVATIGTVLYNDQGEEFKIKKGKIRGEESHGMICAEDELGLGTNHDGIMILDVSLAPGIPAADVFNIEEDTVFEIGLTPNRSDAMSHFGVARDLRAGLIQKGVQLELIKPSVSDFHVNERTLKIDVEVANKNLAPRYCGITITNIEVKEAPDRIQKRLKTIGITPKNNIIDITNYVLHELGQPLHAFDAQKIRGNKIVVSTLEEGIKFTTLDGVERTLHKDDIMICDGYANPLCIAGVFGGLNSGITPNTTSVFLESAYFDPISVRKTAKRHALNTDASFRFERGIDIHTTEYALKRAALLIETYANGKISSDISDFYPEKIEGFQVFFSYENAYKLIGQEIDKESIKNILVSLEIKINNETEVGLGLTIPPYRTDVQRESDIIEEVLRVYGYNNIEFSHKLNTSISFDNNDHIKLENLVANQLSSLGFYEIMTNSLTKEKYTSFSDGLHTHSDIKILNPLSSDLGVMRQSLLFSGLTSVSYNINRKNNSLKLYEFGKTYHKRESGYREAKHMALFVSGNKNKERWNTHSEVSGFFYIKGVVEAVLERLGFTNLNTSPSKMSIFNEGVSLSSGKIKLVEFGTVNHAVLKAFGIKQGVLFADFNWQTMLNIVGSKKTEITELPKFPPVKRDLALLINTEVTFEEIYHLAFQSEKKRLKEVDLFDVYTGDTLPEGKKSYAVSFLLHDDNKTLEDKQIDKIMQKLQQTFEKHLGAVLR